In Patescibacteria group bacterium, a single window of DNA contains:
- a CDS encoding type II toxin-antitoxin system Phd/YefM family antitoxin — MNMKTTLPISEARKQIFLIAEEAQRPGNYYTLTEKGRPKVVMMSAEEFESWQETLEVMQEFPNLKKDIARAEAEIKKGDYITLEEMMAKSGYILADKSKQKYGISNNHRQECAKRNRKVK; from the coding sequence ATGAATATGAAAACAACTTTGCCCATTTCTGAGGCAAGAAAACAAATTTTTTTAATCGCAGAAGAGGCCCAAAGGCCCGGCAATTATTATACTTTAACCGAAAAAGGAAGGCCAAAAGTGGTGATGATGTCTGCCGAAGAGTTTGAATCTTGGCAGGAAACTTTGGAAGTGATGCAAGAATTTCCCAATTTGAAGAAAGACATCGCGCGCGCCGAAGCGGAAATAAAAAAAGGTGATTATATCACCTTAGAAGAAATGATGGCCAAAAGCGGTTATATTTTAGCGGATAAATCAAAACAAAAATATGGCATATCAAATAATCATCGCCAAGAGTGTGCAAAAAGAAATAGAAAAGTTAAATAA
- a CDS encoding virulence protein RhuM/Fic/DOC family protein, giving the protein MSKKEINKNLVIYQAKSGAIELRGDFTRETIWATQAQIADVFQAERSVVTKHIQNIIKDKELDANSVCANFAHTANDGKVYKVQFYNLDVILAVGYRTNSKRAIEFRQWATKTLRSYIIDGFAVNKNRIAKNYQQFLNVVDDIKKFLPAGPAMEARDAVELVSLFADTWLSLDAYDRDSLPKGKLTKKKVELTADKIIDSLTELKTELIRKSEATDIFGMERSRGSVAGIVGNVMQSFGGKELYESAEEKAAHLLYFMVKNHPFTDGNKRSGAFAFVWFLKQANILNVSKLTPSALTALTILVASSDPKDKDKIVALILNLIAK; this is encoded by the coding sequence ATGAGTAAAAAAGAAATAAACAAGAATTTAGTTATTTATCAGGCGAAATCCGGCGCAATTGAGCTTCGGGGTGATTTTACGCGCGAAACCATATGGGCTACGCAGGCACAGATAGCTGATGTTTTTCAGGCTGAGCGATCAGTTGTGACTAAACATATTCAAAATATTATTAAAGATAAAGAATTGGATGCTAATTCAGTATGTGCAAATTTTGCACATACTGCGAATGACGGAAAAGTATATAAAGTGCAGTTTTACAACCTTGATGTAATTTTGGCTGTGGGATACAGAACTAATTCAAAACGAGCTATTGAGTTTCGCCAATGGGCGACCAAAACGCTGCGAAGCTATATCATTGATGGTTTTGCCGTGAATAAAAATCGTATTGCGAAAAATTACCAGCAGTTTTTAAATGTAGTTGATGATATTAAAAAATTCCTACCTGCCGGACCGGCGATGGAAGCAAGGGATGCAGTTGAGCTTGTTTCGCTTTTTGCCGATACTTGGTTGTCGCTTGATGCATATGATAGAGATTCTTTGCCAAAAGGGAAACTAACAAAAAAGAAAGTTGAATTAACGGCAGATAAAATCATTGACAGCCTTACTGAATTAAAAACAGAGCTTATTCGCAAGTCAGAAGCGACTGATATTTTCGGTATGGAAAGAAGCAGGGGATCTGTGGCGGGAATTGTCGGCAATGTAATGCAATCTTTCGGAGGCAAGGAATTATATGAAAGTGCGGAAGAAAAAGCGGCGCATTTGTTGTATTTTATGGTTAAAAATCATCCCTTTACTGATGGAAATAAAAGAAGCGGAGCATTTGCTTTTGTCTGGTTTTTAAAACAAGCCAATATTTTAAATGTATCAAAACTTACTCCTTCCGCTCTTACGGCACTTACGATTCTTGTCGCAAGTAGCGATCCGAAAGACAAAGATAAAATTGTGGCTTTAATTTTAAATTTAATTGCTAAATAA
- a CDS encoding type II toxin-antitoxin system RelE/ParE family toxin, translating into MQKEIEKLNNVFQIKIQLALAQLAINPFIGKKLEGEYKDSWSYRVWPYRILYKIRKRELEVWIVKVGHRQGVY; encoded by the coding sequence GTGCAAAAAGAAATAGAAAAGTTAAATAATGTTTTTCAGATAAAAATTCAACTTGCGTTAGCTCAATTGGCAATCAATCCTTTCATTGGGAAAAAATTAGAAGGCGAATATAAAGATTCGTGGTCATATCGCGTTTGGCCGTATCGCATTTTGTATAAAATTCGCAAGCGCGAATTGGAAGTCTGGATAGTCAAAGTCGGACATCGACAAGGAGTTTATTAA
- a CDS encoding DUF5674 family protein, translating to MEDVILITKPISKQELKEIAVKRFGDLVKAVVDLEKGTMALGADLHSDEEAFLLNNGSDQQNLWGINLYPDLEMPEMVEFDSVINIRPKQNNRSRSVENEEIREKILAVVKNFII from the coding sequence ATGGAAGATGTTATTTTGATTACAAAACCTATTTCTAAACAAGAACTTAAAGAAATTGCCGTCAAAAGATTCGGCGATCTGGTAAAAGCAGTAGTTGATCTTGAAAAAGGAACAATGGCATTAGGAGCCGATTTGCACTCTGACGAAGAAGCATTTTTATTGAATAACGGTTCTGACCAGCAAAATTTGTGGGGTATCAATCTTTATCCGGATCTTGAAATGCCGGAAATGGTTGAATTTGATTCTGTTATTAATATTCGTCCAAAACAGAATAATCGCTCGCGTTCAGTTGAAAATGAAGAAATTAGAGAAAAAATTTTGGCAGTTGTTAAAAATTTTATTATTTAA
- a CDS encoding MBL fold metallo-hydrolase: MSKIKVLIQGYAKEKNGQEFASSTTTLIQEKGLNIIVDPGMNRKLLLTSLKKQGLTVLDINYVILTHDHSDHCLLAGIFEKAKILDADDIYSWDGKITGHNGKVPGTEIKIIKTPGHAMFHCSVLVQTKELGKTAIVGDVFWWADEEKQKTDQQSLLKHKDPYVKNEKLLLASRKKILKTADYIIPGHGKMFETGD; the protein is encoded by the coding sequence ATGAGTAAAATAAAAGTTTTAATTCAAGGTTACGCCAAAGAAAAAAACGGACAAGAATTCGCTTCGTCAACAACCACGCTGATTCAAGAGAAAGGATTAAACATAATCGTTGACCCGGGAATGAACCGAAAATTATTATTAACGTCTTTGAAAAAACAAGGTTTGACTGTTTTGGATATAAATTATGTGATTTTAACGCATGATCACTCAGACCATTGTCTTTTGGCCGGAATTTTTGAAAAAGCCAAAATTTTGGACGCGGATGATATTTATTCATGGGACGGAAAAATCACCGGTCATAACGGTAAAGTCCCCGGAACTGAAATTAAAATTATAAAAACGCCCGGCCACGCCATGTTTCATTGTTCAGTTTTAGTCCAGACAAAGGAACTCGGAAAAACGGCCATTGTCGGCGATGTTTTCTGGTGGGCAGACGAAGAAAAACAAAAAACAGACCAACAAAGCCTGTTAAAACACAAAGACCCTTACGTAAAAAATGAAAAATTGCTCCTGGCAAGCAGAAAAAAGATTCTGAAAACCGCGGATTATATCATCCCCGGCCATGGAAAAATGTTCGAAACAGGGGATTAA
- a CDS encoding dihydroorotate dehydrogenase, with product MKYKFFNKKISGIFTIPSGIVSTNVSVIEKIIKEIPEIGIITTKSIGLKPKTGNKEPVIAKYAPFSFINAVGLANPGAEEFANQLSKIKIPDDKFLLISIFGDSVSEFREVAEKLFDWADGFELNISCPHSDKYGQVIGQDKKLIGEITKSVASFGKPVFVKISPSLNIKETVECVVKNGASGITAINTKGPELFSQNNFSVLLNKVGGISGKAILKLGLKSVKEVRKITNLPIIACGGISTAEDIRNYKQAGGDFFGVGSALAGMNTEEMKQYFHQLSLDLEKGTNKSAKLLKNKINTKYKKYKVIENKQVTEDLFFLKLDGDIKIKAGQFIFTWLPEVGEKPFSVFDDKPLTLFIQKRGCFTNELSKLKKGNDLYIRGPYGNSPIMNGKILLVSGGTGMAALYLFAKRNKKTIAILGAKDKNHLPYIEKFKSVCEEIFLTTENGEVGHKGLVTDELEKIIKNTRPDYCINCGPEKMVKEVIKREIKYINPEKIYSSIDFLTKCGIGLCGSCATSKGYRSCVDGNFLKIKQIQ from the coding sequence ATGAAATATAAATTTTTCAACAAAAAAATCAGCGGAATTTTTACAATACCTTCGGGTATTGTTTCTACTAATGTATCGGTGATTGAAAAAATTATTAAAGAGATTCCTGAAATCGGAATCATTACCACAAAAAGCATCGGATTAAAACCGAAAACAGGAAACAAGGAGCCGGTTATCGCGAAATACGCTCCTTTTTCTTTTATCAATGCCGTCGGACTTGCTAATCCGGGAGCGGAAGAATTTGCGAATCAATTATCAAAAATAAAAATTCCCGATGATAAATTTTTATTAATTTCAATTTTTGGAGATAGTGTCAGTGAATTCAGAGAAGTCGCGGAAAAATTATTTGATTGGGCGGATGGTTTTGAACTGAATATTTCCTGTCCGCATTCTGATAAATACGGCCAAGTCATAGGCCAGGATAAAAAATTAATAGGCGAGATAACAAAAAGCGTTGCTTCTTTTGGAAAACCGGTTTTTGTTAAAATCTCGCCAAGTTTAAATATTAAAGAAACAGTGGAATGCGTTGTGAAAAATGGCGCATCCGGAATAACAGCCATAAACACCAAGGGTCCGGAATTATTTTCACAAAATAATTTTTCTGTTCTTTTGAATAAAGTGGGCGGAATTTCCGGAAAAGCAATTTTAAAACTCGGTTTAAAAAGCGTGAAGGAAGTAAGAAAAATTACCAACTTGCCGATAATAGCCTGTGGTGGAATTTCAACAGCCGAAGACATAAGAAATTACAAGCAAGCCGGAGGGGATTTTTTCGGAGTAGGTTCTGCTTTAGCCGGAATGAATACGGAAGAAATGAAGCAGTATTTTCATCAATTGTCTTTGGATTTGGAAAAAGGAACAAATAAATCCGCCAAACTCTTAAAAAACAAGATAAACACGAAATATAAAAAATACAAAGTCATAGAAAATAAGCAAGTAACCGAAGATTTATTTTTCTTGAAGTTAGACGGGGACATAAAAATAAAAGCGGGGCAATTTATCTTTACTTGGCTGCCGGAAGTGGGGGAGAAACCGTTTTCCGTCTTTGATGACAAGCCGTTAACTTTATTTATTCAAAAAAGAGGCTGTTTCACGAACGAATTGTCAAAATTAAAAAAAGGAAATGATTTATATATCAGGGGACCTTATGGAAATTCGCCGATCATGAATGGAAAAATTTTATTGGTAAGCGGAGGGACGGGAATGGCGGCGCTTTATCTGTTCGCCAAAAGAAACAAGAAAACGATTGCGATTTTGGGAGCAAAAGATAAAAATCATTTGCCTTATATTGAAAAATTCAAATCAGTATGCGAAGAAATTTTTTTAACAACGGAAAATGGCGAAGTTGGACACAAAGGCTTGGTGACGGATGAATTGGAAAAAATTATAAAAAATACGCGGCCGGATTATTGCATTAATTGCGGTCCGGAAAAAATGGTGAAAGAAGTTATAAAAAGAGAAATTAAATATATAAATCCGGAAAAAATTTATTCTTCAATAGATTTTTTGACAAAATGCGGAATCGGTTTGTGTGGGAGTTGCGCCACTTCAAAAGGATACAGAAGCTGCGTCGACGGAAATTTTTTAAAAATAAAACAAATTCAGTAA
- a CDS encoding DNA adenine methylase, protein MRFIGCKENLLGFIETFVKKKDIRGNTFCDLFAGTGSVAKHFKKLGYKIISSDLLYFSYVLQKVYIEQNQYPKFAKLLKYLKINPVEETLFTSDSQNAKEVIKCLNNLEGTEGFIYKNYSPEGTRGQTNLRKYFTGNNAKQIDTIREKIEEWKKSNFLNEQEYFFLLGALIEAVPFVANISGTYSAFLKKWDKRAFKKLTLEVPEIIKSNETHKVFNINGLNVFDQIKGIDILYLDPPYNERQYAPNYHILETIAKWDKPEIKGITGMRAYENQKSEFCNSKSGIKALDEIIKKSDFKHLILSYNDDGIMPENEILKLFNNAGKIEVTEQDYQRYKSNNNGDQKNGVREKLYYLKRVNHNNKLNDLSGSEWIYFLNSVDVTHYSTKGIDGFAHHLRGKHPSPKPPQLMKKFIDFFTKENQIVLDPFMGVGGTLIACSLSNRKGIGIDLSKKYIDLYKKVCKELNVVEQTTIVGNSTGIDKLLKKGTTIDFILTDPPYGEMLSKKRTGQRKKKTGIAVATPFTNHETDLGNMERENFLESLKEIIAKSAEYLKPKGYIAVFVKDLQPKNGEHNMLHAFITDKLLEIPDISFRGYKIWYDATQKLYPFGYPHAFVANQFHQFIMIFRKEK, encoded by the coding sequence ATGCGTTTTATTGGTTGTAAAGAAAATTTACTTGGTTTTATAGAAACCTTTGTCAAAAAAAAAGACATAAGAGGTAATACCTTTTGTGATCTTTTTGCTGGAACAGGAAGTGTCGCTAAACATTTCAAAAAGCTTGGCTATAAAATTATTTCATCCGACCTTTTATATTTTTCTTATGTTTTGCAAAAAGTTTATATTGAACAAAATCAATATCCTAAATTCGCTAAATTATTAAAATATTTAAAAATAAATCCCGTAGAGGAAACTCTTTTTACTAGTGACAGTCAAAACGCAAAAGAAGTAATCAAATGTCTTAATAATTTAGAAGGAACTGAGGGTTTTATTTATAAAAATTACTCACCTGAAGGCACACGGGGTCAAACAAATCTTCGTAAATATTTTACTGGCAATAATGCCAAACAAATTGACACGATAAGAGAAAAAATTGAGGAATGGAAAAAATCAAATTTCCTTAATGAGCAAGAGTATTTTTTCTTACTTGGCGCACTTATTGAAGCAGTGCCATTTGTCGCAAATATCAGTGGGACTTATTCTGCTTTTCTTAAAAAATGGGACAAGCGAGCATTTAAAAAACTAACACTTGAAGTGCCAGAAATTATTAAGAGCAATGAAACACATAAAGTGTTTAATATTAATGGTTTAAATGTTTTTGATCAGATAAAAGGAATTGATATTTTATATCTTGATCCGCCCTACAATGAGAGACAATACGCACCGAACTATCATATTTTAGAAACTATCGCAAAATGGGATAAACCAGAAATTAAAGGTATTACTGGAATGAGAGCTTATGAAAATCAAAAATCTGAATTTTGTAATTCAAAATCTGGTATTAAAGCTCTTGATGAAATTATTAAAAAAAGCGACTTTAAACATTTAATTTTGAGTTATAATGATGACGGTATTATGCCAGAAAATGAAATATTAAAACTATTTAATAATGCTGGAAAAATTGAGGTAACAGAACAGGATTATCAAAGGTATAAAAGCAATAATAATGGCGATCAAAAAAATGGAGTAAGGGAAAAACTTTATTATCTTAAAAGAGTAAACCATAATAATAAACTTAATGATTTAAGCGGCTCAGAGTGGATTTACTTTTTAAATTCGGTTGATGTAACTCACTATTCAACAAAAGGAATAGACGGCTTTGCCCATCATTTACGTGGAAAACATCCCTCGCCTAAACCACCTCAATTGATGAAAAAATTTATTGATTTTTTTACAAAAGAAAATCAAATCGTCCTCGATCCATTTATGGGCGTTGGCGGAACATTAATTGCTTGCTCATTATCTAATCGAAAAGGAATTGGTATAGATTTATCAAAAAAATATATTGATTTATATAAAAAGGTTTGTAAAGAACTTAACGTTGTTGAGCAAACAACGATTGTTGGTAATTCCACAGGAATAGATAAATTATTAAAAAAAGGTACGACTATTGATTTTATTCTAACTGATCCGCCATACGGTGAAATGTTAAGTAAAAAACGAACAGGACAAAGAAAAAAGAAAACAGGTATAGCCGTAGCCACGCCATTTACTAATCACGAAACTGATTTGGGAAATATGGAACGAGAAAATTTTCTTGAATCATTAAAAGAGATAATTGCAAAATCAGCGGAATATCTAAAACCAAAAGGATATATTGCTGTTTTTGTAAAAGATTTACAACCTAAAAATGGCGAGCATAATATGCTTCATGCTTTTATAACAGATAAATTATTAGAAATTCCAGATATATCTTTTCGGGGTTATAAAATTTGGTATGACGCAACGCAGAAACTTTATCCTTTTGGCTATCCGCACGCTTTCGTTGCCAACCAATTTCATCAATTTATTATGATATTTCGTAAAGAAAAGTAG
- a CDS encoding Type 1 glutamine amidotransferase-like domain-containing protein, with the protein MKFLLTSSGLTNKSIAKALLELVGKKAKETTIAFIPTAANPIQDDKTWLINDLYNIKKQNFKSIDIVDISALPKKNWLPRLEDADVLFFSGGNVFHLMYWMKKSGLAKILPKLLKTRVYVGISAGSMVTTKDLSFSSAKRLYYEDLKGKPDEKGLGFFDFYFRPHLNSPHFPKVRKKFLEQTKKGLKDPIYALDDQSALKIKNKKIEIITEGKYLKI; encoded by the coding sequence ATGAAATTTTTACTTACTTCGTCAGGTCTTACAAACAAATCAATTGCCAAAGCTTTATTGGAATTGGTCGGTAAAAAAGCCAAAGAAACAACCATTGCTTTTATTCCAACCGCGGCCAATCCCATTCAAGACGACAAAACTTGGTTGATTAACGATCTGTACAATATCAAGAAACAAAATTTTAAAAGCATTGATATTGTTGATATTTCCGCTTTGCCGAAAAAAAATTGGCTGCCGCGGCTTGAAGACGCCGATGTTCTGTTTTTTTCCGGAGGAAATGTTTTTCATTTGATGTATTGGATGAAAAAATCAGGTTTGGCGAAAATCTTGCCCAAGCTTTTAAAAACCAGAGTTTACGTCGGAATCAGCGCCGGCAGCATGGTTACCACCAAAGACCTCTCATTCAGCTCTGCTAAACGCCTTTATTATGAAGATTTGAAAGGAAAGCCCGACGAAAAAGGACTCGGGTTTTTTGATTTTTATTTCCGTCCGCATCTCAATTCTCCGCATTTTCCAAAAGTCCGCAAGAAATTTTTGGAACAAACGAAAAAAGGATTAAAAGATCCCATCTACGCCCTTGATGACCAATCCGCCCTCAAAATTAAAAACAAAAAAATTGAAATCATCACCGAAGGCAAATATCTAAAAATATAG
- a CDS encoding PD-(D/E)XK nuclease family protein, with protein sequence MSEYYNPNRTRNLYSPISKEVFRLSRSKIDLFIKCPRCFYLDRRLGVGQPPGFPFSLNSAVDKLLKKEFDIHRAKGVAHPLMTEYGVDAVPLVHKKMEEWRDSLRAGITYQIPGTNIMITGGVDDVWVNPKGEFLIVDYKATSKSEEVNLDAEWQIGYKRQMEIYQWLFRQNGFKVSSTGYFVYCNGDADKKAFDGKLEFDIKIIPYKGDDSWVEKTVKEAIECLNSDILPKPGPDCDFCKYRQAVKKFEN encoded by the coding sequence ATGTCTGAATATTATAACCCAAACAGAACAAGAAATCTTTACAGTCCTATTTCAAAGGAAGTTTTTCGTTTAAGTCGGTCAAAGATTGATTTATTCATAAAATGTCCGAGGTGTTTTTATTTGGATCGCCGGCTTGGCGTCGGCCAACCGCCCGGATTTCCGTTTTCCTTGAATTCCGCCGTGGATAAACTTTTGAAAAAAGAATTTGATATTCATCGGGCTAAAGGAGTGGCGCATCCGTTAATGACCGAATATGGCGTGGACGCGGTGCCGTTGGTTCATAAAAAAATGGAAGAATGGCGTGATTCTTTGCGCGCCGGCATAACTTATCAAATACCCGGCACGAATATAATGATTACCGGCGGCGTGGATGATGTTTGGGTAAATCCGAAAGGCGAATTTCTGATTGTTGATTACAAAGCCACTTCAAAAAGTGAGGAAGTTAATTTGGATGCCGAATGGCAGATTGGGTATAAACGGCAGATGGAAATATATCAATGGTTGTTCAGGCAAAATGGTTTTAAAGTGTCTTCAACCGGTTATTTTGTTTATTGCAACGGCGACGCGGACAAAAAAGCGTTTGACGGCAAATTGGAATTTGACATCAAAATTATTCCGTATAAAGGCGATGATTCTTGGGTTGAAAAAACCGTTAAAGAGGCGATAGAGTGCCTTAATTCCGACATTCTCCCTAAACCCGGACCCGACTGCGACTTTTGTAAATACCGCCAAGCGGTCAAAAAATTTGAGAACTAA
- the dinD gene encoding DNA damage-inducible protein D: MTDDIIINSLNKDFESIKKITKNGIEYWQARELMPLLDYPNWQKAEEVIARAARACINSGQAVDNHFHQMVKMVEIGSSTMREIRDWKLDRYACYLVAQNGDPNKQEIALAQTYFAIQTRKQEIFEQLSASDKRLFIRGEVTAENKKLFSTAKRAGVTKFGSFNDAGYKGLYGMPLADIENRKGIRKGELLDRAGTTELAANLFRITQTDEKIRKDDIRGDDLASRTHFMVGGKVRQTIKDIGGTLPENLPPEKHIKELKSEKRKSLKKRN, translated from the coding sequence ATGACAGATGATATAATTATTAATTCCCTTAATAAAGATTTTGAGAGTATTAAAAAAATTACTAAAAATGGTATTGAGTATTGGCAAGCTCGCGAATTAATGCCTCTTTTAGATTATCCAAATTGGCAAAAAGCAGAAGAAGTGATAGCTAGGGCTGCTAGGGCCTGTATTAATAGCGGCCAAGCTGTGGATAACCATTTTCACCAAATGGTTAAAATGGTGGAGATTGGCTCAAGTACAATGCGAGAAATAAGAGACTGGAAATTAGATCGATATGCTTGTTATTTGGTTGCGCAAAACGGCGATCCTAATAAGCAAGAGATTGCTTTGGCTCAGACTTATTTTGCCATTCAAACAAGAAAACAAGAAATATTTGAACAACTTTCTGCTTCCGATAAACGACTTTTTATTCGTGGCGAAGTAACGGCGGAAAATAAAAAGCTTTTCAGCACTGCTAAAAGAGCCGGTGTAACAAAATTCGGTTCATTTAATGATGCTGGCTATAAAGGATTGTATGGAATGCCTCTTGCGGATATTGAAAATAGAAAAGGAATAAGGAAAGGAGAACTTTTGGATCGTGCAGGAACAACTGAGCTGGCAGCAAATTTATTTCGAATAACTCAGACTGATGAAAAAATCAGAAAAGATGATATCAGGGGGGATGACCTTGCGTCAAGAACGCATTTTATGGTCGGTGGTAAAGTCCGACAGACAATCAAGGATATAGGCGGAACACTTCCGGAAAATCTTCCGCCGGAAAAACATATTAAGGAATTAAAAAGTGAGAAAAGAAAAAGTTTAAAAAAAAGAAACTAA